Below is a genomic region from Cellulomonas sp. P24.
AACCGCGAGGTGTCGATCGAGCGCCTCGAGGAGATCCTCGACCACTGCAACGAGTGGAACGCCGAACGCATCTGGCCCAAGGCATACGCGCGCGTGCGCGACAACGGCATGGTCCACGTCGTGACCGAGGTCGCGACCGACCTCGAGCCCGGGGTGACGGAGGACCAGCTCAGCCAGCTGCTCTTCTGCGGGCTGAGCACCGGGTCGATGTTCTTCGACTCCCTCGACGAGCTCTACCCCGACCCGGTGGGGAGCGCACCGTGAACGCGAACGAGCGGACCGGCTGGCTCGCCCGACTGTTCGGCGAGCCGCACACGAGCTCGGCGCCCGTGGTCGAGAAGATCGAACGCCCGACGCCCCTCACCCGTGACCGGGTCGCCGCCTACCTCCGCAGCCGTGGCTACCGGTTCGTCATCGATGCCGAGGGCGACCTGACGGGTACCTGGGACGACAACAGGTTCTGGTTCCTGCTGCTCGGTGACGACGACGAGATCCTCCAGGTGCGGGGACGTTGGCGGCGCCAGCTGCCCGTCGAGCATCGCCGAGCACTCGCGCTCGCGCTCAACGA
It encodes:
- a CDS encoding YbjN domain-containing protein — encoded protein: MQRTPVAHDVPYPLTSSRIVHWFEANDFSYFVDNDGDLGGIWRGRLFYFFLFGDDSEILQTRGQWNREVSIERLEEILDHCNEWNAERIWPKAYARVRDNGMVHVVTEVATDLEPGVTEDQLSQLLFCGLSTGSMFFDSLDELYPDPVGSAP